One genomic region from Burkholderia latens encodes:
- a CDS encoding S10 family peptidase, with amino-acid sequence MPASKAKLLLGVVFSSLILTACNDDVTSSAAAGTDNSADPAAQADRPYNDPNSYSSSASASLDASAAVEKAAVTHHQITLNGKTIRYTATAGHLVARNPQTGAPEASFFYVAYTADNQSAAKRPVTFLYNGGPGSASVWLHLGSFGPKRIQTGDPNANTSTFPFVDNAESLLDTTDLVFVDAIGTGFSEAIAPNTNQTFWGVDQDAGAFRDFVTRYIAVNQRNDSPKYLFGESYGTPRTDVLANLLETAGVKLAGIVLQSSILNYNTNCDMASDYVGNSNNGASPVSCAGFVPSYGTVGAYYQLDNPNPSTLPQYADQLRQLTAGSYAPAVNAYLASHTPPPPSLVTTMSNATGVKASLWNADFNVVPTFFDNSFQVSLIPGTLIGRYDARVNVPSSSPLAADGDPSSTFITKPFTDTIGSYLPNVLKYSAQSAYSVSSNAIQTWDWTHDGLAMPDTIPDLAAALTLNPSLKVLSLNGYHDIATPFYQTELDLARLGSQPNLTIKDYQGGHMVYLDDTSRPQEKADLVTFYNAAAH; translated from the coding sequence ATGCCAGCGAGCAAAGCGAAGCTGTTGTTGGGAGTCGTGTTCTCTTCGCTGATTCTGACGGCCTGCAACGACGACGTGACGTCGTCCGCCGCGGCAGGCACCGACAATTCAGCCGATCCCGCCGCTCAGGCGGACAGGCCGTACAACGATCCCAACAGTTATTCGTCGAGCGCAAGCGCGTCGCTCGATGCGTCCGCCGCCGTCGAAAAGGCCGCCGTCACCCATCACCAGATCACGCTGAACGGCAAGACGATCCGCTACACGGCCACCGCGGGCCACCTCGTCGCGCGCAATCCGCAGACGGGCGCGCCCGAAGCGTCGTTCTTCTACGTCGCGTACACCGCCGACAACCAGAGCGCGGCCAAGCGCCCGGTCACGTTCCTGTACAACGGCGGCCCCGGCTCCGCATCGGTATGGCTGCATCTGGGCTCGTTCGGCCCGAAGCGGATACAGACGGGCGACCCGAACGCGAACACGTCGACGTTCCCGTTCGTCGACAACGCGGAAAGCCTGCTCGACACCACCGATCTCGTGTTCGTCGATGCGATCGGCACCGGCTTCTCGGAAGCGATCGCGCCGAACACGAACCAGACGTTCTGGGGCGTCGACCAGGACGCCGGTGCGTTCCGCGACTTCGTCACGCGCTACATCGCGGTGAACCAGCGCAACGATTCGCCGAAGTACCTGTTCGGCGAGTCGTACGGCACGCCGCGCACCGACGTGCTCGCGAACCTGCTCGAGACGGCCGGCGTAAAACTGGCCGGCATCGTGCTGCAGTCGTCGATCCTGAACTACAACACCAACTGCGACATGGCGAGCGACTATGTCGGCAACTCGAACAACGGCGCGAGCCCGGTCAGTTGCGCGGGCTTCGTGCCGTCGTACGGAACCGTCGGCGCGTACTACCAGCTCGACAATCCGAATCCGTCGACTCTGCCGCAGTATGCGGACCAGCTGCGCCAACTGACGGCCGGCAGCTACGCGCCTGCCGTGAACGCGTATCTCGCGAGCCATACGCCGCCGCCGCCGAGCCTCGTCACGACGATGTCGAACGCGACCGGCGTGAAGGCGTCGCTGTGGAATGCCGACTTCAACGTGGTCCCGACGTTCTTCGACAACAGCTTCCAGGTGTCGCTGATCCCCGGCACACTGATCGGCCGCTACGACGCGCGCGTGAACGTACCGTCGTCGAGCCCGCTCGCGGCCGACGGCGACCCGTCGAGCACGTTCATCACGAAGCCGTTCACCGACACGATCGGCAGCTACCTGCCGAACGTGCTGAAGTACAGCGCGCAGTCGGCGTATTCGGTCAGCAGCAATGCGATCCAGACCTGGGACTGGACGCACGACGGCCTCGCGATGCCCGACACGATCCCCGATCTCGCTGCGGCGCTCACGCTGAATCCGTCGCTGAAGGTGCTGTCGCTGAACGGGTATCACGACATCGCGACGCCGTTCTACCAGACCGAGCTCGACCTCGCGCGGCTCGGCTCGCAACCGAACCTGACGATCAAGGACTATCAGGGTGGACACATGGTCTATCTCGACGATACGTCGCGTCCGCAGGAGAAAGCCGACCTCGTGACTTTCTACAACGCGGCCGCGCACTGA
- the aroE gene encoding shikimate dehydrogenase, whose amino-acid sequence MNAAESTSGADRYVVFGNPVAHSKSPFIHAQFAAQTGEAIVYEHRLAPVDGFEAAVRAFVAEGGRGANVTVPFKLDAHALADTLSPRAAAAGAVNTLRIDADGRIHGDNTDGVGLVRDIELNLGVSLAGARILLLGAGGAARGVVLPMLERAPLSITIVNRTASKAEALVGQFTQAAHDAGCVLAGGGPDVVRPEPYDVIVNATAGSLDAALPECDAAAFGTGTLAYDMMYGAQPTVFMQHAASLGARTADGLGMLVEQAAESFFIWRGVRPDGAPVLAALRQALAAA is encoded by the coding sequence ATGAACGCAGCCGAGTCGACGAGCGGCGCCGACCGCTACGTGGTGTTCGGCAATCCGGTGGCGCACAGCAAGTCGCCGTTCATCCACGCGCAGTTCGCCGCGCAGACGGGTGAAGCGATTGTCTACGAGCACCGGCTCGCGCCGGTCGACGGCTTCGAGGCCGCCGTGCGCGCATTCGTGGCCGAAGGCGGCCGCGGCGCGAACGTGACGGTGCCGTTCAAGCTCGACGCGCATGCGCTCGCGGATACGCTGTCGCCGCGCGCGGCGGCGGCGGGGGCGGTGAACACGTTGCGGATCGACGCGGACGGCCGCATCCATGGCGACAACACCGACGGTGTCGGCCTCGTGCGCGACATCGAACTGAATCTCGGCGTGTCGCTCGCGGGCGCGCGCATCCTGCTGCTCGGCGCCGGCGGCGCGGCGCGCGGCGTCGTGCTGCCGATGCTCGAGCGCGCGCCGCTTTCGATCACGATCGTGAACCGCACGGCAAGCAAGGCCGAAGCGCTCGTCGGCCAGTTCACGCAGGCCGCGCATGACGCGGGCTGCGTGCTGGCGGGCGGCGGCCCGGACGTCGTGCGGCCCGAGCCGTACGACGTGATCGTCAACGCGACGGCCGGCAGCCTCGACGCGGCGCTTCCGGAGTGCGACGCGGCCGCGTTCGGCACCGGCACGCTCGCGTACGACATGATGTACGGCGCGCAGCCGACCGTGTTCATGCAGCACGCGGCGTCGCTCGGCGCCCGCACGGCCGACGGGCTCGGGATGCTGGTCGAGCAGGCGGCCGAATCGTTCTTCATCTGGCGCGGTGTGCGGCCGGACGGCGCACCGGTGCTGGCCGCGCTGCGCCAGGCGCTCGCGGCGGCCTGA
- the mtgA gene encoding monofunctional biosynthetic peptidoglycan transglycosylase, with amino-acid sequence MAAVSGTQRTRTVGLTRWLVYAGSVFAGAWLATQLFYLVQIAAWSFINPGSTAFMRTDAWWLSRDKPPAQIQHQWVPYDQISRNLKRALIASEDATFATNNGYDVDAILQAWEKNQARGRIVAGGSTITQQLARNLFLSREKSYIRKGQELIITWMLETLLDKERIFEIYLNSVEWGRGVYGAEAAARYYYRIPASRLGAWQSARLAVMLPKPRWFDAHRGSAYQAQRAAVIARRMGAAELPQSQ; translated from the coding sequence GTGGCGGCGGTGAGCGGCACGCAGCGCACGCGCACGGTGGGGCTGACCCGCTGGCTCGTCTACGCGGGTTCGGTGTTCGCGGGCGCGTGGCTCGCGACGCAACTGTTCTATCTCGTGCAGATCGCCGCGTGGTCGTTCATCAACCCCGGCTCGACCGCGTTCATGCGTACCGACGCATGGTGGCTGTCGCGCGACAAGCCGCCCGCCCAGATCCAGCACCAGTGGGTGCCGTACGACCAGATTTCGCGCAACCTGAAGCGCGCGCTGATCGCATCGGAGGATGCGACGTTCGCCACCAACAACGGGTACGACGTCGACGCAATCCTGCAGGCGTGGGAGAAGAACCAGGCGCGCGGCCGGATCGTCGCGGGCGGTTCGACGATCACGCAGCAGCTCGCGCGCAACCTGTTCCTGTCGCGCGAGAAGAGCTACATCCGCAAAGGGCAGGAGCTGATCATCACGTGGATGCTCGAGACGTTGCTCGACAAGGAGCGCATTTTCGAGATCTACCTGAATTCGGTCGAATGGGGCCGCGGCGTGTACGGTGCCGAGGCCGCCGCACGCTATTACTACCGGATCCCCGCGAGCCGGCTTGGCGCGTGGCAGTCGGCGCGTCTCGCGGTGATGCTGCCGAAACCGCGCTGGTTCGATGCACACCGCGGCTCGGCGTATCAGGCGCAGCGAGCGGCCGTGATTGCGCGCCGCATGGGCGCCGCCGAGCTGCCGCAATCGCAGTAA
- the aroQ gene encoding type II 3-dehydroquinate dehydratase — MTRLLVLHGPNLNLLGTREPEVYGRVTLAQIDQALAARAQEAGAELSSFQSNHEGALVDRIQAAREEQTDFLLINPAAYTHTSVAIRDAIAGVGIPFVEVHLSNVHRREAFRHHSYFSDQAEGVICGLGWKGYLYALEYALDKLQGASRG; from the coding sequence ATGACACGATTGCTGGTGTTGCACGGCCCCAACCTGAACCTTCTCGGCACCCGGGAACCGGAGGTGTATGGCCGCGTCACGCTGGCGCAGATCGATCAGGCGCTTGCCGCGCGAGCACAAGAAGCCGGCGCCGAACTGTCGTCGTTCCAGAGCAACCACGAAGGCGCGCTCGTCGACCGCATCCAGGCCGCGCGGGAGGAACAGACCGATTTCCTCCTGATCAATCCCGCCGCGTATACGCACACGAGCGTCGCGATCCGGGACGCGATCGCCGGCGTCGGCATCCCGTTCGTCGAAGTTCATTTGTCGAACGTGCACCGCCGCGAAGCGTTCAGGCACCACTCCTACTTTTCCGACCAGGCCGAAGGCGTGATCTGCGGGCTGGGCTGGAAAGGCTATCTGTACGCGCTCGAGTACGCGCTCGACAAGCTGCAAGGCGCGTCGCGCGGCTGA
- the accC gene encoding acetyl-CoA carboxylase biotin carboxylase subunit: MFEKILIANRGEIALRIQRACRELGVKTVVVYSEADKEAKYVRLADEAVCIGPAPSNLSYLNMPALISAAEVTDAEAIHPGYGFLSENADFAERVEQSGFTFIGPRPETIRMMGDKVTAKQTMIKTGVPCVPGSEGALPEDPKEIVKIAPAIGYPVIIKAAGGGGGRGMRVVHTEAALVNAVNMTREEAGRAFGNPQVYMEKFLENPRHIEIQVLSDAHKNAIWLGERDCSMQRRHQKVIEEAPAPGIPRRLIERIGDRCADACKKMGYLGAGTFEFLYENNEFYFIEMNTRVQVEHPVSEMITGVDIVQEQIRIAAGEKLAMRQRDIQFRGHAIECRINAEDPFKFTPSPGRITSWHTPGGPGVRVDSHAYNGYFVPPNYDSMIGKLITYGATRDQAIRRMRIALSEMVVEGIQTNIPLHRELMIDSKFVEGGTSIHYLEHRLAQKQQVAPEEA, from the coding sequence ATGTTTGAAAAAATCCTCATTGCCAACCGCGGTGAAATCGCGCTGCGCATCCAGCGCGCGTGCCGCGAGCTGGGCGTCAAGACGGTGGTCGTCTACTCGGAAGCCGACAAGGAAGCCAAGTACGTGCGCCTCGCGGACGAAGCCGTCTGTATCGGCCCGGCCCCGTCGAATCTGAGCTACCTGAACATGCCGGCGCTGATCAGCGCGGCGGAAGTCACCGATGCCGAAGCGATCCACCCCGGCTACGGCTTCCTGTCGGAGAACGCCGACTTCGCGGAGCGCGTCGAGCAGTCGGGCTTCACGTTCATCGGCCCGCGCCCGGAAACGATCCGCATGATGGGTGACAAGGTCACCGCAAAGCAGACGATGATCAAGACCGGTGTGCCGTGCGTACCGGGCTCGGAAGGCGCGTTGCCGGAAGATCCGAAGGAGATCGTGAAGATTGCCCCCGCGATCGGCTATCCGGTCATCATCAAGGCGGCGGGCGGCGGCGGCGGACGCGGGATGCGCGTCGTGCATACCGAAGCGGCGCTCGTCAACGCGGTCAACATGACCCGCGAGGAAGCCGGCCGCGCGTTCGGCAACCCGCAGGTGTACATGGAGAAGTTCCTCGAGAACCCGCGCCACATCGAAATCCAGGTGCTGTCGGATGCGCACAAGAACGCGATCTGGCTCGGCGAGCGCGACTGCTCGATGCAGCGCCGCCACCAGAAAGTGATCGAAGAAGCGCCGGCGCCCGGCATTCCGCGCCGCCTGATCGAGCGCATCGGCGACCGCTGCGCGGACGCGTGCAAGAAAATGGGCTATCTCGGCGCCGGCACGTTCGAATTCCTGTACGAGAACAACGAGTTCTACTTCATCGAAATGAACACGCGCGTGCAGGTCGAGCACCCGGTGTCGGAGATGATCACGGGCGTCGACATCGTGCAGGAACAGATCCGCATCGCGGCCGGCGAAAAGCTCGCGATGCGCCAGCGCGACATCCAGTTCCGCGGACATGCGATCGAATGCCGGATTAACGCTGAAGATCCGTTCAAGTTCACGCCGTCGCCGGGCCGGATCACGTCGTGGCATACGCCTGGCGGCCCCGGCGTGCGCGTTGACTCGCATGCATACAATGGCTATTTCGTGCCGCCGAACTATGATTCGATGATCGGCAAGCTGATCACCTACGGTGCGACGCGCGACCAGGCAATCCGCCGGATGCGCATCGCGCTGTCGGAAATGGTCGTCGAGGGCATTCAGACCAACATCCCGCTGCACCGCGAGCTGATGATCGACTCGAAGTTCGTCGAAGGCGGCACCAGCATCCACTACCTCGAACACCGGCTGGCCCAGAAGCAGCAGGTTGCACCGGAAGAAGCGTAA
- a CDS encoding YqiA/YcfP family alpha/beta fold hydrolase: MILYLHGFRSSPASQKSQLLAARMAELGRIHEWRCPSLSVSPLDAIAVAEAEVAGARDVTVIGSSLGGYYATWLAEKHGWKAVLLNPAIVPQRDLEHYLGEQPLWHGGGSIVVERHHLQELDALRVPAISRPERYYLFAATGDEVLDYREMLAHYPGAKTRVIEGSDHGISEFADYVDDVLAFCDDRTS, translated from the coding sequence GTGATCCTGTACCTGCACGGGTTCCGGTCGTCGCCGGCGTCGCAGAAATCGCAACTGCTTGCCGCGCGGATGGCCGAACTCGGCCGGATCCACGAATGGCGCTGCCCGTCGCTTTCGGTGTCGCCGCTCGACGCGATCGCCGTCGCGGAAGCCGAGGTGGCCGGCGCGCGCGACGTGACCGTGATCGGCAGCTCGCTCGGCGGTTACTACGCGACCTGGCTGGCCGAAAAGCACGGCTGGAAGGCCGTGCTGCTGAATCCCGCGATCGTGCCGCAGCGCGATCTCGAACACTATCTGGGCGAACAGCCGCTGTGGCACGGCGGCGGGTCGATCGTCGTCGAGCGCCACCATCTGCAGGAACTGGACGCGCTGCGCGTGCCGGCGATTTCGCGGCCCGAACGCTACTATCTGTTCGCGGCGACTGGCGACGAAGTGCTCGACTACCGCGAGATGCTCGCGCATTACCCGGGCGCGAAAACGCGCGTGATCGAAGGCAGCGATCACGGAATCAGCGAATTTGCCGACTATGTCGACGACGTTCTCGCCTTTTGCGACGACCGAACGTCATGA
- a CDS encoding ribonuclease catalytic domain-containing protein produces MNVFFEESGSFKAGSVLSRQGDAFQVELPGGRRAKVRAKDVLIEFDKPAASELMQEADSAAQQIDLDFLWECAPAEEFAYTALAAEYFGATYGPVERAALVLRLHGSPVYFRRKGRGQYQRAPEEQLKMALASLERKRQQALVQAQYEEELKAGKLPDAFAGKVLGLLTRPDKNSIEYKALEAAAGARGVSPARLMLDCGGIESARALHEARFLAEFFPHGTGFPPVTVGPLPDDLPRADVAAFSIDDITTTEIDDAFSVEHLADGRVRIGVHIAAPALGIVRGDPVDAIARARLSTVYMPGDKITMLPDDVVDVFTLKEGDYRPALSLYIIVNRETQDIVANETRAELVFVKSNLRHNTLDELVTEETLAAGTGDYPHKDDIAVLWPLAQALFEKRQVARAGYGLKREVQRNTDYNFYVEGEHVTITPRRRGSPLDLIVSELAILANSTWGAFLHDHTVPGIYRSQRGFGAPGPKRTRMQTTAAPHEGLGVAQYAWSTSPLRRYVDLVNQWQLLACVQHGVTAKLAAPFKPKDADLYAVVQGFDDTYTAYADYQRRMEYFWCLRWLAQEQKKQVVASVVKGDLVRLEEIPLLLHVPGLGVHARGTRVLLDVMSLDELTIEASVRLLNVLDAPTVTSGDAADDEDDNEGGDDTLVDAQDESAESEAVALAESGDAASEGGDAASGGGEERAASDEGRAS; encoded by the coding sequence GTGAACGTTTTCTTCGAGGAATCGGGCAGTTTCAAGGCGGGCAGCGTGCTGTCGCGCCAGGGCGACGCGTTTCAGGTCGAGTTGCCCGGCGGGCGGCGGGCCAAGGTGCGTGCAAAGGACGTGCTGATCGAATTCGACAAGCCGGCCGCGAGCGAATTGATGCAGGAAGCCGATTCGGCCGCGCAGCAGATCGACCTCGATTTCCTGTGGGAATGCGCCCCGGCCGAGGAATTCGCATATACAGCGCTCGCCGCCGAGTACTTCGGCGCGACCTATGGCCCGGTCGAGCGCGCGGCGCTGGTGCTGAGGCTGCACGGCTCGCCCGTCTACTTCCGCCGCAAGGGGCGCGGACAGTATCAGCGCGCGCCGGAGGAGCAGCTCAAAATGGCGCTCGCGTCGCTCGAGCGCAAGCGCCAGCAGGCGCTCGTGCAGGCGCAGTACGAAGAGGAACTGAAGGCCGGCAAGCTGCCGGACGCGTTCGCGGGCAAGGTGCTCGGGCTGCTGACGCGGCCGGACAAGAACTCGATCGAATACAAGGCGCTCGAGGCGGCGGCCGGCGCGCGCGGCGTATCGCCGGCGCGACTGATGCTCGACTGCGGCGGCATCGAGTCGGCGCGCGCGCTGCACGAGGCGCGTTTCCTCGCCGAATTCTTTCCGCACGGCACCGGCTTTCCCCCCGTCACGGTCGGTCCGCTGCCGGACGACCTGCCGCGCGCGGACGTCGCGGCGTTCTCGATCGACGACATCACGACGACCGAAATCGACGATGCGTTCTCGGTCGAGCACCTGGCCGACGGCCGCGTGCGGATCGGCGTGCACATCGCGGCGCCGGCACTCGGCATCGTGCGCGGCGATCCGGTCGACGCGATCGCGCGCGCCCGGCTGTCGACCGTCTATATGCCGGGCGACAAGATCACGATGCTGCCGGACGACGTCGTCGACGTATTCACGCTGAAAGAAGGCGACTATCGTCCCGCGCTGTCGCTGTACATCATCGTCAACCGCGAGACGCAGGACATCGTCGCGAACGAGACGCGCGCGGAACTCGTGTTCGTGAAGAGCAACCTGCGCCACAACACGCTCGACGAGCTCGTTACCGAAGAGACGCTCGCGGCCGGCACCGGCGATTATCCGCACAAGGACGACATCGCGGTGCTGTGGCCGCTCGCGCAGGCGTTGTTCGAGAAGCGTCAGGTCGCGCGCGCGGGCTATGGCCTCAAGCGCGAGGTGCAGCGCAACACCGATTACAACTTCTACGTCGAAGGCGAGCACGTGACGATCACGCCGCGCCGTCGCGGCTCGCCGCTCGACCTGATCGTGTCGGAGCTCGCGATCCTCGCGAACTCGACGTGGGGCGCATTCCTGCACGACCACACGGTGCCCGGCATCTACCGCTCGCAGCGCGGCTTCGGCGCGCCGGGCCCGAAGCGCACGCGGATGCAGACCACGGCCGCGCCGCACGAAGGCCTGGGCGTCGCGCAGTACGCGTGGAGCACGTCGCCGCTGCGCCGCTACGTCGACCTCGTGAACCAGTGGCAGTTGCTGGCGTGCGTGCAGCACGGCGTGACCGCGAAGCTCGCCGCGCCGTTCAAGCCGAAGGACGCCGATCTGTACGCGGTGGTTCAGGGCTTCGACGATACCTACACCGCATACGCCGATTACCAGCGCCGGATGGAGTACTTCTGGTGCCTGCGCTGGCTCGCGCAGGAACAGAAGAAGCAGGTCGTCGCGAGCGTCGTGAAGGGCGATCTCGTGCGCCTCGAGGAAATTCCGCTGCTGCTGCACGTGCCGGGGCTCGGCGTGCATGCGCGCGGCACGCGCGTGCTGCTCGACGTGATGTCGCTGGACGAGCTGACGATCGAGGCGTCGGTGCGACTGCTGAACGTGCTCGACGCGCCGACCGTCACGAGCGGCGACGCGGCCGACGATGAAGACGACAACGAAGGCGGCGACGACACGCTGGTCGATGCGCAGGACGAATCGGCGGAAAGCGAGGCCGTAGCGCTGGCCGAATCGGGCGACGCGGCGTCCGAAGGCGGCGATGCCGCAAGCGGTGGCGGCGAGGAACGCGCGGCAAGCGACGAAGGGCGCGCATCATGA
- a CDS encoding TlpA family protein disulfide reductase codes for MTMKRILAVAAVAAAAVAGGLAAGHWFRSSNADDGTAVAAPAAQGTPVEQLWAASLTGVDGKPASLASFKGQKVVVNFWASWCGPCVEEMPELVALSHQYKQKGIRFIGIGVDSDQNVKNFLQKVKVDYPVFVSGYAGADLSRNFGNTAGALPFTVVIDENGKIRETKLGQIHPAELKKTLDAL; via the coding sequence ATGACGATGAAACGCATATTGGCAGTCGCGGCGGTCGCGGCCGCCGCCGTCGCGGGCGGCCTCGCCGCCGGTCACTGGTTCCGCAGCAGCAACGCTGACGACGGCACCGCGGTCGCCGCGCCTGCCGCACAGGGCACCCCGGTCGAGCAGCTGTGGGCCGCATCGCTCACGGGCGTCGATGGCAAGCCGGCGTCGCTCGCATCCTTCAAGGGCCAGAAGGTGGTGGTCAATTTCTGGGCGTCGTGGTGCGGGCCGTGCGTCGAGGAGATGCCGGAACTCGTCGCGCTGTCGCATCAATACAAGCAAAAAGGCATCCGTTTTATCGGGATCGGCGTGGATTCGGACCAGAACGTGAAAAACTTCCTGCAGAAAGTAAAGGTCGACTACCCGGTATTTGTCAGCGGTTATGCCGGCGCCGATCTGTCCCGAAATTTCGGAAATACGGCTGGCGCGCTGCCATTCACCGTCGTGATCGACGAAAACGGCAAGATTCGCGAGACAAAATTGGGGCAAATCCATCCGGCCGAGCTGAAAAAGACCCTCGACGCATTGTGA
- the mpl gene encoding UDP-N-acetylmuramate:L-alanyl-gamma-D-glutamyl-meso-diaminopimelate ligase produces MHIHILGICGTFMGGLAVLAREAGHTVTGCDAGVYPPMSTQLEAQGITLIEGYGAEQIDLKPDLFVIGNVVTRGNPLMEAILDRGLPYVSGPQWLGEHVLAGKWVLAVAGTHGKTTTSSMLAWLLEDAGLNPGFLIGGVPLNFGVSARLTDSSFFVIEADEYDTAFFDKRSKFVHYRPRTAVLNNLEFDHADIFPDLAAIETQFHHLVRTVPGVGRIVTNGRSDALERVLARGCWSEVERFGVDGGWQALPAEDGVTVDERFAVYSQAERVSEVAWQVQGEHNRMNALAAIAAARHVGVPPAQAAASLTSFRNVKRRMEVRGSVDGVTVYDDFAHHPTAIETTIAGLRTRIGRQNTRILAVLEPRSNTMKLGVMKAQLPASLADADLVFGYGAPTGRDALGWNLGDALAPLGDKARAFDDLHLLVKSVVEAARPGDHVLVMSNGGFGGVHQKLLDALGSRA; encoded by the coding sequence ATGCACATCCACATTCTTGGCATCTGCGGCACCTTCATGGGCGGTCTCGCCGTGCTCGCGCGCGAGGCGGGTCACACGGTGACGGGTTGCGACGCGGGCGTCTATCCGCCGATGAGCACGCAGCTCGAGGCCCAGGGCATCACGCTGATCGAAGGCTACGGCGCCGAGCAGATCGACCTTAAGCCCGACCTGTTCGTGATCGGCAACGTCGTCACGCGCGGCAATCCGCTGATGGAGGCGATCCTCGATCGGGGGCTGCCATACGTGTCCGGCCCGCAATGGCTCGGCGAGCACGTGCTGGCCGGCAAGTGGGTGCTCGCGGTCGCCGGCACGCACGGCAAGACGACCACGTCGTCGATGCTCGCCTGGCTGCTGGAAGACGCCGGCCTGAACCCGGGCTTCCTGATCGGCGGCGTGCCGCTGAACTTCGGCGTGTCGGCGCGCCTGACGGATTCGAGTTTCTTCGTGATCGAAGCGGACGAATACGACACGGCGTTCTTCGACAAGCGCTCGAAATTCGTCCACTACCGGCCGCGCACCGCCGTGCTCAACAATCTCGAATTCGATCATGCTGACATCTTCCCGGATCTCGCTGCGATCGAAACGCAATTCCATCATCTGGTGCGCACCGTGCCGGGCGTCGGCCGCATCGTCACGAATGGTCGTTCCGACGCGCTCGAGCGCGTGCTTGCGCGCGGCTGCTGGAGCGAAGTCGAGCGGTTCGGTGTCGATGGCGGCTGGCAAGCGCTACCCGCCGAGGATGGCGTGACCGTCGATGAGCGCTTCGCGGTGTATTCGCAGGCCGAGCGCGTCAGTGAAGTGGCATGGCAGGTGCAGGGGGAGCACAACCGCATGAACGCGCTTGCGGCAATCGCCGCGGCGCGTCACGTCGGCGTGCCGCCCGCGCAAGCCGCCGCATCCCTGACATCGTTCCGCAACGTGAAGCGCCGGATGGAAGTGCGCGGAAGCGTGGACGGTGTGACCGTCTATGACGACTTTGCTCATCACCCGACTGCGATCGAAACCACGATCGCCGGCCTTCGCACGCGCATCGGCCGGCAAAACACCCGCATTCTCGCGGTTCTGGAGCCGCGCTCGAACACGATGAAGCTCGGTGTGATGAAGGCGCAGTTGCCGGCAAGCCTCGCCGACGCCGATCTCGTGTTCGGCTACGGCGCGCCGACCGGACGCGACGCGCTCGGCTGGAACCTTGGCGACGCGCTTGCGCCGCTCGGCGACAAGGCGCGTGCGTTCGACGATCTCCATCTGCTCGTGAAGTCGGTGGTCGAGGCCGCGCGTCCGGGCGACCACGTGCTGGTGATGAGCAACGGCGGGTTCGGCGGCGTGCACCAGAAGTTGCTCGACGCGCTGGGGAGCCGCGCGTGA
- the accB gene encoding acetyl-CoA carboxylase biotin carboxyl carrier protein yields the protein MDLRKLKTLIDLVSESGISELEVTEGEGKVRIVKNAPPVYVQPTGGFAPQVSAPAPSVALPAEGAAAAPAAGAAAAPAAPQGHVVTSPMVGTFYRAPSPGADPFVQVGDSVKEGQTICIIEAMKLLNEIESDKAGVIKEILVENGQAVEYGQPLFVIG from the coding sequence ATGGATCTTCGTAAGCTGAAAACTCTGATCGACCTCGTCTCCGAATCCGGCATCTCCGAGCTGGAAGTGACGGAAGGCGAAGGCAAGGTGCGCATCGTCAAGAACGCGCCGCCGGTCTACGTGCAGCCGACGGGCGGATTTGCCCCGCAGGTCAGCGCACCGGCTCCGTCGGTCGCACTGCCCGCCGAAGGCGCGGCAGCCGCGCCGGCCGCAGGTGCGGCGGCTGCGCCCGCCGCGCCGCAAGGCCATGTCGTGACGTCGCCGATGGTCGGCACGTTTTACCGCGCGCCATCGCCGGGCGCGGACCCGTTCGTCCAGGTCGGCGATTCGGTCAAGGAAGGCCAGACCATCTGCATCATCGAAGCGATGAAGCTGCTCAACGAGATCGAGTCGGACAAGGCCGGCGTGATCAAGGAAATCCTCGTAGAGAACGGCCAGGCCGTCGAATACGGCCAGCCGCTTTTCGTGATCGGCTAA